In the Natronoglycomyces albus genome, CCCGCCCGGTGGCCACTGGTGTTCTCTGGGCGGGCTGAGCCAGATGCGGAACTCACCGAGACTCAATCGCCTCTCGCAAACCAGCCACAACGGTGTGCGGCTCATTGGCCGACATGACCGCGCCCATCACCGCGACCCCCCACGCCCCGGCGCGGCGACAGTCTCGCGCCTGCTGCGGCCCCGTGATACCGCCCAGCGCCACCACCGGGATCGGATATTCGCGGCAGAACTCGCGCAATCCCCGAAGACCCACGGCTGGGCCATAGCCTGGTTTCGAGGCGGTGGGATACACCGGCGAGTACGTGACGTAATCCAAACTCACGTCCACGACCTCCCCGGGATGAACGGAACGCCCCAACAATGCCGGGCGTCGTCGGGGCCGCTGGGCGGAGGCGGACAGATGAACTGCCTCGCACTGCTCCGGCGGGTCAGACACGATCAGCTGCGCATCATGCGCCACCATGAGGGGCGTCAGTTGCGCGGCCAGGTCCTGACGGGCATCCCAGGGCAGGTGCTTGTCGCGTAGCAAGACATTGAAGGGACCGCCCTGCAAAGCCAACTTGATCTGATCCACGAGGGGACGCCCACACTGGGTAGTGTCGGTAATTACTAGGAGTCTCTGCCTGGAGGCTGTCACGATCACCCAGTGTATCTAGCTATTTTTGCATGGCGGTTAACTTTTCGATTTTGGTCGTTGCCTGATCTTGCGAGACACATAACGAGAGTGGAAGACTCCAAAGATATGGACATTGACGATTCAATTAACACCTTGCTGGGTGAAGGGGCCCGGATCGTCATAGCTGGTGATGAGCTTTCTCCGAACGCTCCCGTCCCCACGTGCCCGGGTTGGACGGTGCGGGACCTCCTGCGACATTTGGGAGGTATTCACCGGTGGGCCTACGACATCGTCACGCATCAGAGGCAACACCGCCCCAATGCCGAAGAAATGCGAGCACTGGTCGGACCACTACCTTCCGACGAGGATCTCGTGCCTTGGGTGAGCAACGGCTTGCAACAGTTG is a window encoding:
- a CDS encoding thiamine phosphate synthase, whose translation is MIVTASRQRLLVITDTTQCGRPLVDQIKLALQGGPFNVLLRDKHLPWDARQDLAAQLTPLMVAHDAQLIVSDPPEQCEAVHLSASAQRPRRRPALLGRSVHPGEVVDVSLDYVTYSPVYPTASKPGYGPAVGLRGLREFCREYPIPVVALGGITGPQQARDCRRAGAWGVAVMGAVMSANEPHTVVAGLREAIESR